One genomic segment of Candidatus Dadabacteria bacterium includes these proteins:
- a CDS encoding putative Ig domain-containing protein: protein MGFFTLSRCLIVALLLSVVAGAGVQEARGQTGPHFPYSPVEKLFVTGKTDTLELPAAVGDGEFTYEITFGDLPAGLSFDVTTRHISGTPVTAKDRTRYTMTATGSDSTATYDFYIKVEINTVPDFSSATRIDYTFTPDSTPRSGLRLPQAEGGNGNLTYALIPTPALPLGLTYSSGRSGSSPSLVFYSPNPFDHFFPAVLEKTQYTLTATDEDGDQTSWPFHITVVDVEPFFDP, encoded by the coding sequence TTGGGTTTTTTCACTTTATCGCGGTGTCTCATTGTTGCCTTACTGCTTTCGGTTGTTGCAGGGGCGGGGGTGCAGGAGGCGAGGGGGCAGACGGGTCCCCACTTTCCCTACAGTCCAGTTGAGAAGCTGTTTGTTACCGGCAAGACTGACACCTTGGAGTTGCCTGCAGCAGTCGGTGACGGGGAATTTACTTACGAAATAACCTTTGGCGATCTGCCTGCAGGGTTGTCTTTTGATGTCACCACACGCCACATTAGCGGAACTCCAGTTACTGCGAAAGACAGGACCCGGTACACCATGACAGCAACGGGTAGCGACAGCACGGCGACTTATGATTTCTACATTAAAGTTGAAATAAACACAGTTCCGGACTTTAGTTCCGCAACCCGGATTGATTATACATTCACTCCTGACAGTACACCCCGTAGTGGATTAAGATTGCCCCAAGCGGAGGGTGGCAACGGGAATTTAACCTATGCATTAATCCCGACCCCTGCTCTGCCTTTGGGATTGACTTATAGCTCCGGACGAAGCGGTTCTTCTCCTTCTCTTGTCTTTTACAGTCCTAATCCCTTTGACCATTTTTTCCCCGCTGTGTTAGAAAAGACCCAATATACCCTGACTGCAACGGATGAAGATGGGGATCAGACATCGTGGCCTTTCCACATTACGGTTGTGGATGTAGAACCGTTCTTTGATCC
- a CDS encoding GtrA family protein has product MKATVESQPANRPSPWMLHFIQYMFVGAVSAAVDLSVFQAIREFVEIGGHITVFGHGFEAEYTVAKICSFAIGTTINFFLCVLFVFNLRGRSLATASWRKLVSGIVALAVNLAVLITLVEAVHLGEISDLPVIPFDGVFLANAFAIGIGFLVNFVLTKYYAFGDY; this is encoded by the coding sequence ATGAAGGCCACTGTGGAATCGCAACCTGCAAACCGTCCGTCTCCGTGGATGCTTCACTTTATTCAATACATGTTTGTGGGCGCGGTGTCTGCGGCGGTGGATTTGTCCGTCTTTCAGGCCATAAGGGAATTTGTTGAGATAGGCGGCCACATAACTGTTTTCGGTCATGGGTTTGAAGCCGAATATACGGTGGCGAAAATTTGCTCTTTTGCGATAGGAACCACCATCAACTTTTTTCTCTGTGTTTTGTTTGTCTTCAATCTGAGGGGGCGCTCGCTTGCGACTGCGTCGTGGCGGAAGCTCGTCTCCGGCATTGTGGCTCTCGCCGTGAATCTCGCCGTTTTGATTACGCTTGTTGAGGCGGTCCATCTGGGGGAGATAAGCGACCTGCCGGTCATTCCGTTTGACGGCGTTTTTCTCGCAAACGCCTTTGCCATCGGCATCGGGTTTCTGGTGAATTTTGTTCTGACGAAATACTACGCGTTTGGGGATTATTAG